A stretch of the Pelmatolapia mariae isolate MD_Pm_ZW linkage group LG23, Pm_UMD_F_2, whole genome shotgun sequence genome encodes the following:
- the LOC134621225 gene encoding protein NLRC3-like — protein MIAKLEKALKQQLMDSPNQAACSAEKELARMRTQFVQRVTAENLTQLLEALVTDNVLNELEKERIQEMNQSRADKARDFIDTVKKKGEKACRIMISHLRTIDPTVSCQLGLSSGPSVRLAALEKCQLKFKSTLKKKFQCVFEGIPKAGNPTLLNQIYTELYITEGETTEVNHEHEVRQIETASRKWHRSKITIRQEDIFKGPPGRDEPIRTVLTMGVAGIGKTVLTQTFTLDWAEGKTNQDIQFIFPFTFRHLNVLQEKRFSLVELIHLFFTETKEAGICRFEDFQVLFIFDGLDECRTPLDFHKTKILTDPQKSTSVDAILINLIRGHLLPTSRLWITTRPAAANQMPAGCVDMVTEVRGFTDPHKDEYFRKRYKDKKKANRVIFHIKTSRSLHIMCHIPVFCWITATVLENMLETRKRRELPKTLTEMYIHFLVIQVKVKNVKYDGGAETDQHWSPESRKMIESLGKLAFEQLQKGNLIFYESDLTECGIDIRAASVYSGVFTQIFKEERGLYQNRVFCFIHLSVQEFLAALHVHLTFINSGVSLLEEPQTGEHFYKSAVDKSLQSPNGHLDLFLRFLLGISLHSNQTLLQGLLTQRKRSSRTNQEVVQYIKQKIGENPGQERIFNLFHCLNELNDRSLMKEIQQSLRSGSLSTDKFSSAQWSALVFILLSSEKHLDKFDLKKYSASGEGLLSLLPVVKASNYALLCACNVSERSCRALSSVLSSQSSRLRELDLSNNNLKDSGVKILSSGLKSLHCKLNTLRLSGCLIREEGCISLALAISANPSHLRELDLRYNHPGEGGVKQLKQLRWETLSTKGLRKGCLSLAAPGPLLLFSLPRNKLIIFCDMIYSEVFDEAGVRWLKPGLRKYSCQLTIDTNTVNRELKLSDNNRKVKRVEENQSYPDHPDRFDDCPQLLCTDPLTGRCYWEVEWRGDIEISVSYRGIRRKGHITDCGFGSNDQSWSLRCSDNGYSVWHSKRHMRISSSSSFSSVSNRVAVYVDCPAGTLSFYRVSDILIHLHTFNTTFTEPLYPGFRLRSNPDSSVSLPLLGKI, from the exons ATGAT AGCAAAGCTGGAGAAGGCTTTAAAGCAGCAGCTCATGGATTCACCAAACCAAGCGGCTTGCTCTGCAG AGAAGGAGCTTGCCAGAATGCGAACACAGTTTGTGCAGAGGGTGACAGCAGAAAATCTCACACAGCTACTTGAAGCTCTTGTAACAGACAATGTCTTGAATGAGTTGGAGAAAGAAAGGATACAGGAAATGAACCAAAGTAGAGCAGACAAGGCACGCGACTTCATTGACACTGTgaagaaaaagggagaaaaagccTGCAGGATAATGATCAGTCACCTTCGAACCATTGATCCTACAGTTTCCTGTCAGCTAGGTTTGTCCTCTGGGCCATCTGTTCGGTtag cAGCACTTGAAAAGTGTCAGCTCAAATTCAAAtctactctgaagaagaagttccagtgtgtgtttgagggaaTTCCTAAAGCAGGAAatccaacccttctgaatcagatctacacagagctctacatcacagagggagagacTACAGAGGTCAAtcatgaacatgaggtcaggcagattgaaacagcatccaggaaatgGCACAGATCAAAAataacaatcagacaagaagacatctttaaaggcccacctggaagagatgaaccgaTCAGGACGGTGTTGACAATGGGAGTGGCTGGAATTGGGAAAACAGTGTTAACACAGACGTTTACTCTGGATTGGGCTGAAGGCAAAACCAatcaggacatccagttcatattccCATTCACTTTCAGGCATTTGAATGTGCTACAAGAGAAAaggttcagcttggtggaacttatACATctcttctttactgaaaccaaagaagcaggaatctgcaggtttgaagacttccaggttctgttcatctttgatggtctggatgagtgtcgaacTCCTCTGGATTTCCACAAAACTaaaatcctaactgaccctcAAAAGTCCACCTCCGTGGATGCGATACTGATAAACCTCATTAGAGGGCATCTGCTTCCCACTtctcgcctctggataaccacacgacctgcagcagccaatcagatgccTGCTGGGTGTGttgacatggtgacagaggtcagaggattTACTGACCCACATAAGGATGAGTACTTCAGAAAGCGATACAAGGATAAGAAAAAAGCCAATAGGGTAATCttccacatcaagacatcacgaagcctccacatcatgtgccacatcccagtcttctgctggatcactgctacagttctggagaaTATGCTAGAAACCAGAAAGAGGCGAGAGTTGCCCAAGactctgactgagatgtacatccacttcctggtgattcaggtcaaagtgaagaatgtcaagtatgatggaggagctgagacagatcaacactggagtccagagagcaggaagatgattgagtctctgggaaaactggcttttgagcagctgcagaaaggaaacctgatcttctatgaatcagacctgacagagtgtggcatcgatatcagagcagcctcagtgtactcaggagtgttcacacagatctttaaagaggagagaggactgtaccagaatagggtgttctgcttcatccatctgagtgttcaggagtttctggctgctcttcatgttcACCTGACtttcatcaactctggagtcAGTCTGCTGGAAGAACCACAAACTGGGGAACACTTCTACAAGAGTGCTGTGGACAAgtccttacagagtccaaatggacatcTGGACTTGTTCCTTCGCTTCCTCCTGGGTATTTCACTACATtccaatcagactctcctacaaGGCCTGCTGACACAAAGAAAACGTAGCTCACGAACCAATCAGGAAGTAGTGCAGTACATCAAGCAGAAGATTGGGGAGAATCCTGGTCAGGAGAGAATCTTTAATCTCTTTCACtgtttgaatgaactgaatgatcgttctcttaTGAAGGAAATtcaacagtccctgagatcaggaagtctctccacagataaatTTTCCTCTGcccagtggtcagctctggtcttcatttTATTGTCATCAGAAAAACATCTGGATAAGTTTGACTtaaagaaatactctgcttcaggaGAAGGCCTTTTAAGTCTGTTGCctgtggtcaaagcctccaattATGCTCT ACTATGTGCCTGTAATgtctcagagagaagctgtagAGCTCTGTCTTCAGTTCTCAGCTCCCAATCCTCTAGATTGAGAGaactggacctgagtaacaacaacctgaaggatTCAGGTGTGAAGATCCTGTCTTCTGGATTAAAGAGTCTGCACTGCAAACTCAACACTCTTCG actgtcaggctgtctgatcagaGAGGAAGGCTGTATTTCTCTAGCCTTAGCGATTAGCGCCAATCCTTctcatctgagagagctggacctgaggtACAACCATCCAGGAGAGGGAGGAGTGAAACAGCTGAAGCAGCTGAGATGGGAaactctcag cactaaaggactccgcaAGGGCTGTCTCtccctagcagcacctggccctctcctcctcttcagtttgcCTCGAAATAAGctcatcatattctgtgatatgatttactctgaggtgtttgacgag gctggagtccgatggttgaaaccaggtctgaggaagt attcctgtcaactcacaatcgacacaaacacagtaaacaGAGAACTTAAACtctctgacaacaacaggaaggtgaaaCGTGTGGAGGAGaatcagtcatatcctgatcatccagacagatttgatgacTGTCCTCAGCTGCTCTGCACAGATcctctgactggtcgctgttactgggaggtcgagtggagaggagacattgaaatatcagtgagttacagaggaatcagaaggaaaggacaTATAACAGACTGTGGGTTTGGATCAAATGATCAATCTTGGAGTCTGAGGTGCTCTGACAATGGTTACTCTGTGTGGCACAGTAAGCGGCACATGCGcatctcctcttcttcctccttctcctctgtttctaacagagtagcagtgtatgtggactgtcctgctggcactctgtccttctacagagtctctgACATtttgatccacctccacaccttcaacaccacatttaCTGAACCGCTTTATCCTGGATTTAGGTTAAGGTCCAACCCTGATTCCTCTGTTTCTCTCCCCCTGTTAGGCAAAATTtag
- the LOC134620329 gene encoding NLR family CARD domain-containing protein 3-like: protein MDQCEDREEGVPPSKTTLCGEHESQTKAQRNQPEAEPSCVSLKSDASVERHIEFRKQQPSAAGRNTVRTTAGSDSSPEPSNVSLKSTASAERVIEFKGQPCTAESITRSDVPTGPTVPQDKTHLDSIFKLLEENLNAFVKNELRKIQKVLSPDYIKSQAEEVLRGDHEMERKSSSEAFLRITANFLRIMKQEVLAQRLENRFPIMCQNKLKSNLKKKFQCVFEGIPKEGNPTVLNQIYTELYITEGGTAEVNQEHEIRQIETASRKSDRPETTIRQEDIFKTSLGRDKPIRTVLTKGVAGIGKTFLTRKYTLDWAAEKANQDIQFMFPFTFRELNLLKEKKISLVELVHHFFTETKEAGICSFEDFQVLFIFDGLDECRLHLDFDYTETLTDVTEPTAVGVLLTNLIRGKLVPSARIWITTRPAAANQIHPECVDMVTEVRGFTEQQKEEYFRNRFREEQASKIISHIKTSRSLHIMCHIPVFCWITATVLEDVLKTKKRRELPKNLTEMYIHFLVVQAKVKKVKYDGGSETDPHWSPESRKMIESLGKLAFEQLQKGNLIFYESDLTECGIDIRAASVYSGVFTQIFKEERGLYQDKVFCFIHLSVQEFLAALHVHLTFIKSAINLLEDQISQKCETREFAVTQFFVSAVDKTLKSPNGHLDLLLRFLLGLSLKENQTLLRGLLTQIGCSSQTKQENIRYIKEKISQNLSAEKSINLFHCLNELNDHSLVEEIQQALSSGSLSTDKLSPAQWSALVFILLSSEEDLNVFDLKKYSASEEALLRLLPVTKASCKALLNICNLSVRSCEGLSSVLSSLASNLKELNLSNNNLHDSGVKLLASGLKSSHCIVESLSLSGCLIAKEGSDSLASALTSNPSHLRELDLSYNHLGESAVKLLSSGLENPDWSLDTLRVEPSGEQWLTPGLRKYSCQLTIDTNTVHKNLKLSDNNRKVTYVKEEQPYPDHPDRFDEWCPQVLCREGLTGRCYWEVEKNGQVHISVSYERIPRKGHRDERNDIEFGFNDQSWCLSFSKQGCFAWHNNRETFICSSYSWSGRVAVYVDCPAGTLSFYRVSSDTLIHLHTFNTTFTEPLYPGFGFVFRTTSGFSISLDSSASLCSV from the exons atggatcagtgtgaggaccgagaggagggagtccctccctctaaaaccactctgtgtggggagcatgagagccagaccaaagctcagag gaaccaacCTGAAGCTGAACCCAGTTGTGTGTCCTTAAAGAGTGATGCCTCAGTTGAACGCCACATTGAATTTAGAAAACAACAACCCTCTGCTGCAGGGAG AAATACAGTTAGGACTACAGCTGGATCTGACTCCAGTCCTGAACCTAGCAATGTGTCCTTGAAGAGCACCGCCTCGGCTGAACGGGTCATTGAATTTAAAGGACAGCCCTGTACTGCGGAGAG TATCACCAGGTCAGATGTTCCCACTGGTCCGACTGTCCCGCAGGATAAAACAcacctggactccatatttaag CTGTTGGAGGAGAACCTCAATGCTTTTGTGAAGAATGAACTGAGAAAGATCCAGAAGGTTCTAAGTCCAGATTACATAAAGAGTCAGGCAGAGGAGGTGTTGCGGGGTGACCATGAGATGGAGCGGAAGAGCAGCAGTGAGGCATTTCTTAGGATCACAGCGAACTTCCTGAGAATAATGAAGCAGGAGGTGCTGGCTCAACGTCTGGAGAATA GATTCCCCATCATGTGTCAGAATAAACTTAAATCTaacctgaagaagaagttccagtgtgtgtttgagggaaTTCCTAAAGAAGGAAATCCCACcgttctgaatcagatctacacagagctgtacatcacagagggaggaacTGCAGAGGTCAACCAAGAACATGAGAttagacagattgaaacagcatccaggaaatcagacagaccagaaacaacaattagacaagaagacatctttaaaactTCACTTGGAAGAGATAAGCCAATCAGAACAGtcctgacaaagggagtggctggcattggaaAAACATTCTTAACGCGGAAGTACACACTAGATTGGGCCGCTGaaaaagccaaccaggacatccaattcatgtttccattcactttcagagagctgaatttgttgaaagagaaaaagatcagtctggtggaacttgttcatcacttctttactgaaaccaaagaagcaggaatctgcagctttgaagacttccaggttctgtttatctttgatggtctggatgagtgtcgacttcatCTGGACTTCGACTACACAGAGACCCTGACTGACGTTACAGAGCCCACTGCAGTGGGTGTGCTGCTCACAAACCTCATCAGGGGTAAGCTGGTTCCATCTGCTCGAAtatggataaccacacgacctgcagcagccaatcagatccatCCTGAGTGTGttgacatggtgacagaggttAGAGGGTTCACTGAAcaacagaaggaggagtacttcaggaataGATTCAGAGAAGAGCAGGCCAGCAAAATCATCTCCcatatcaagacatcacgaagcctccacatcatgtgccacatcccagtcttctgctggatcactgcgacagttctggaggatgtgctgaaaaCCAAAAAGAGGAGAGAGTTGCCTAAGAacttgactgagatgtacatccacttcctggtggttcaggccaaagtgaagaaggtcaagtatgatggaggatctgagacagatccacactggagtccagagagcaggaagatgattgagtctttgggaaaactggcttttgagcagctgcagaaaggaaacctgatcttctatgaatcagacctgacagagtgtggcatcgatatcagagcagcctcagtgtactcaggagtgttcacacagatctttaaagaggagagaggcctgtaccaggacaaggtgttctgcttcatccatctgagtgttcaggagtttctggctgctcttcatgtccatctgacctttaTTAAGTCTGCTATCAATCTGCTGGAAGATCAAATCTCCCAGAAGTGTGAAACAAGAGAATTTGCAGTGACACAATTCTTTGTGAGTGCTGTGGACAAGACTTTaaagagtccaaatggacacctggacttgttacTCCGCTTCCTTCTTGGTCTCTCACTGAAGGAaaatcagactctcctacgaggTCTTTTGACACAGATAGGATGTAGCTCACAGACCAAGCAGGAAAATATCCGGTACATCAAAGAGAAGATCAGtcagaatctgtctgcagagaaaagcatcaacctgttccactgtctgaatgaactgaatgatcattctctagtggaggagatccaacaagCCCTGAGTTCAGGAAGTCTCTctacagataaactgtctcctgctcagtggtcagctctggtcttcatcttactgtcatcagaagaaGATCTgaatgtgtttgacctgaagaaatactctgcttcagaggaggctcttttgaggctgctgccagtgacCAAAGCCTCCTgcaaagctct aCTGAATATCTGTAACCTGTCAGTGAGAAGCTGTGAAggtctgtcctcagttctcagctcccTGGCCTCTAATCTCAAAGAACTTAACCTGAGTAACAACAACCTGCatgattcaggagtgaagctgctGGCTTCCGGACTGAAGAGTTCGCATTGTATAGTGGAAAGTCTCAG tcTATCGGGCTGTCTGATCGCAAAAGAAGGCTCTGattctctggcctcagctctaacgtccaacccctcccatctgagagaactcgacctgagctacaatcatctgGGAGAGTCAGCAGTGAAGCTCTTGTCTTCTGGACTGGAGAATCCAGACTGGAgtctggacactctcag GGTGGAGCCTTCAGGAGAACAATGGTTGacaccaggtctgaggaagt attcctgtcaactcacaatcgacacaaacacagtacacaAGAATCTTAagctgtctgacaacaacaggaaggtgacataTGTTAAGGAGGAGCAgccatatcctgatcatccagacagatttgatgaaTGGTGCCCCCAGGTGCTGTGTAGAGaaggtctgactggtcgctgttactgggaggtcgagaaAAATGGACAGGTTCACATATCAGTGAGTTATGAAAGAATCCCAAGAAAAGGGCACAGAGATGAAAGAAATGACATTGAATTCGGATTTAACGATCAGTCCTGGTGTCTCAGCTTCTCTAAACAAGGTTGCTTTGCTTGGCACAACAATAGAGAAACGTTCATCTGCTCTTCCTATTCTTGGTCTGgcagagtagcagtgtatgtggactgtcctgctggcactctgtccttctacagagtctcctctgacactctgatccacctccacaccttcaacaccacattcactgaacctctttatcctgggtttggGTTTGTGTTCAGAACAACATCAGGGTTTTCGATCTCTCTTGATTCTTCAGCTTCTCTGTGTTCAGTTTAG